The Paenibacillus yonginensis genome segment CCTCATAAACGGGAATCACCGCGTCTACGGTTTCATCCGCCTGCTCTGCTATGTCCATCAGCTGCTCGAAGAGCATCCGGCTGGCAAAAGGATGGTCGCAGGAGCATACCAAATTCCATCTTTGCTCAGAATAATCCAGAGCGGCATGAATTCCGGCGAGCGGGCCGGCACCCTCATAGCTGTCCGGTATAACCGGCAGTCCGGTGAACGCGTACAGGTCCGGCTGCATCGAAGAGACCACCAGCTGTCCGCATACCGGAGACATGGCTTCGATAATGGCACCGATCACCGTCCTGCCTCCGATTTGCAGGAGCGCTTTATTCCGGCCCATCCGCTGAGACTGCCCGCCAGCTAAAATAACTCCCAGTCCGTTCATCCTTTCACACCCTTTAACCATAAAGTTATATATCAAGCAAAAATTGGTTTGTAACAACCTAAAAGCCATGTTACATTAATGCAAACGCCTCCTTTTGTATAAAAGGCGTTGTTTCTACCTATTAGAAAGGAATGGCGCAGATTGGTGCACAAAGATTCCGGAAGCCAAGCTTCCCTTTCCTTACATCTGTTGAACTTCTTCGTCTACGGAATTGCTTCAATCTTTACGTCCTATCTTCAGATCTATTATATGTCCGCAGGACTGGACAAGCTCCAGATCGGAGAACTGCTGGCGGCCGGCCCCCTGGTTTCGGTGGCAGCACATGCCTTCTGGAACTACTGCCGGAGCAGACAGCTCAGCACCAGGAACACGCTGATCCTGCTTCTCATCGGGATTCTCTTGTCAGTTCAACTGCTGCTGTGGGTTGAAACCTATCGTTGGATTGTTTGGGGCA includes the following:
- the mobA gene encoding molybdenum cofactor guanylyltransferase, producing MNGLGVILAGGQSQRMGRNKALLQIGGRTVIGAIIEAMSPVCGQLVVSSMQPDLYAFTGLPVIPDSYEGAGPLAGIHAALDYSEQRWNLVCSCDHPFASRMLFEQLMDIAEQADETVDAVIPVYEGRGQPLVAAYRKRTFAQLDYCLQQGERRVRDWTDKLNVKPIEVGEWPDSRGFEAGLALFNMNRPEDYAEALRLAAELGHRSRPQ